CCGCAACCGGTCCGCGCGATCCCGCTGCTGTCTCGTACGGCGCCGTTCGACGCGTGGCACGACCACGGCGCGCGCGTCGAGTACTGAGGATCGGGCATGGATCTCGTCGACGTCCAGGCACTCACCGTCCCGTCGGACCGTCGCGAGCTCGCGGACTGGCGGCCCGGCGACGTCGTCCTCGCCGGCGGCACGTACCTCTTCTCCGCGCCCCAGCCCCGGGTACGCCGGCTGGTCGACGTCACCGGGCTCGATTGGGCGCCGCTGGAGATCGACGGCGACGGGCTGGTGATCGGGGCGACGTGCACCCTCGCGACGCTCGCGGCCGCCGCCGGTGACACCGCCCCGTTGCTGCGCGGCGGCGGACGTCGCGCGCTGGCGACCCAGGGCTTTCCGGGCGATTGGACGTTCGGTCCGGTCGTGCGGCAGTCCGTCGACGCCCTTGTCGCCTCGTTCAAGGTCTGGCACCAGGCGACGGTCGGGGGCAACGTCTGCCTCGGCCTTCCCGCAGGCGCGATGACGTCGCTGCTGAGCGGGCTCGGCGCCACCGCGACCGTCTGGGCCCCCGACCTCTCGACCCGCGAGGTGCCTGTCGCCGAGCTGGTCACCGGTGACGGCACGACGCTCCTCTCCCCCGGTGACGTCGTGCGCTCGTTCCGCCTCGCGACCGACGTCCTGACGGCACCGGTCGCGTTCGCCCGGACCTCGCTGTCGACCCACGGGAGGTCGGCGGCCGTCGTCGTCGCGCGACCGACCGTCGACCCGGCCACCGGCGCGGACGTCGCCCTCGTCACGGTCACGGCAGCCACCCCGCGCCCGTACGCTCTCGTGCTCCCCGCGCCCGTCTCGACGGCGGACTGGCACACCGCGCTCGACGCCACCGTCTCCGCGTCGAGCTGGCTCCACGACGTGCACGGCGCCGCCGACTGGCGGCGCGCGCAGACCCACCGGCTCGGGCTCGAGGCTCTGGCCGTGATCGGTGCACGGCGATGAGCGCCACGGTGAACGGGGTCCAGACCACCACGGCGCCTCGTCCCGGCCAGTGTCTGCGCACCTACCTCCGTGAGGCGGGCGCGTTCGACGTCCGCACGGGCTGCGACTCCGGGGACTGCGGCGCGTGCACCGTCCTGCTCGACGGGGCTCCGGTGCACTCGTGCCTCGTCTCCGCCGTGCGTGCTCAGGGCCGGGACGTCGTGACCGCTGCCGGGCTCTCACCGGGCGAGGAGACGTCGGACGCCGCCCGGCGCTTCCGTGACGCGCAGGGCTTCCAGTGCGGGTACTGCACCTCGGGCATGGTCGTCACGGCCAGCTGCCTCGGCCACGACGACACCGAGGACGTCGACCGGCTCCTGAAGGGGAATCTCTGCCGGTGCACCGGCTACCGCGCCGTCCGGGACGCGGTGACGGGCAGGCAGAACGTCGAGACCGACGGGGTCGCCGCACCGCTCGGGCGCAGCCTGGCCGCGCCCGCCGGAGCCGCGATCGTCCGAGGACGGCAGCGCTTCACGCTCGACGAGTCCCCCGCCGGCACTCTGCACGCCGCGGTCGTCCGGTCGCCGCACGCCCACGCCCGCGTCGTACGGGTCGAGACCTCCGAGGCCCGTGCGGCACCCGGCGTCGTCGCGGTCCTGACGGCGGACGACGTGCCCGACACGCTCTTCTCGACGGCACGCCACCACTCCCGCGACGACGACCCCCGCGACACCCGGGTCATCGACCGCGTCGTGCGGTTCGTCGGGCAGCGAGTAGCCCTGGTGGTGGCCGAGACCGCCCAGCAGGCGCACCAGGCGCTCGCACTGGTCCGCGTGACGTACGAGCTGCTCCCGCCCGTCGTCGGCCCCGACGCCGCGCGCGCTCCAGGAGCTCCGCTCCTGCACGGGGACAAGGGCCCCGAGTCGGGCATCGCAGACCCGGCCCGCAACGTCGCCGCGCGGATCGACGCCGAGATCGGCTCGGTGGAGGCGGGGCTCGCCGCAGCCGCGCACACCTCCGACGCGGAGTTCACGACCGCCCGGGTCCAGGCGACCCACCTGGAGATGCACGGCGCGGTCGGCTGGCTCGACGCCGAGGGCCGGCTCGTGATCAGGACGAGCAGCCAGGTCCCCTACCTCGTGCGCGACGAGCTGGCTCTGGTGCTCGATCTGCCCCGCGACCGTGTCGAGGTGCTCACGAACCGCGTCGGCGGCGGCTTCGGCGCGAAGCAGGAGATGCTCGTCGAGGACCTCGTGGGGGTCGCCGTGCTGAAGACGGGACGCCCCGTGCAGCTGGAGACCACCCGGACGGAACAGCTGACGGCCTCGACCGTCCGGCACCCGATGCGCATCCGCGTCCGTGCCGGCGTCGACGCCGAGGGCGCCCTCACCGCACTGGACGTCGAGGTCCTCGCCGACACCGGCGCGTACGGCAACCACGCGCCGGGGGTCCTCTTCCACGGGTGCAACGAGTCCGTCGCGGTCTACCGCTGCCCCAACAAGCGCGTGCGCGGCGAGGCCGTCTACACGAACACCGTCCCGTCCGGAGCGTTCCGCGGGTACGGGCTCGGGCAGCTGGTCTTCGCGATCGAGCAGACGCTCGACGAGCTCGCGCGGTCGGCCGGGATCGACCCGTACGACCTGCGG
Above is a genomic segment from Mumia sp. Pv4-285 containing:
- a CDS encoding FAD binding domain-containing protein; the encoded protein is MDLVDVQALTVPSDRRELADWRPGDVVLAGGTYLFSAPQPRVRRLVDVTGLDWAPLEIDGDGLVIGATCTLATLAAAAGDTAPLLRGGGRRALATQGFPGDWTFGPVVRQSVDALVASFKVWHQATVGGNVCLGLPAGAMTSLLSGLGATATVWAPDLSTREVPVAELVTGDGTTLLSPGDVVRSFRLATDVLTAPVAFARTSLSTHGRSAAVVVARPTVDPATGADVALVTVTAATPRPYALVLPAPVSTADWHTALDATVSASSWLHDVHGAADWRRAQTHRLGLEALAVIGARR
- a CDS encoding molybdopterin-dependent oxidoreductase, whose amino-acid sequence is MSATVNGVQTTTAPRPGQCLRTYLREAGAFDVRTGCDSGDCGACTVLLDGAPVHSCLVSAVRAQGRDVVTAAGLSPGEETSDAARRFRDAQGFQCGYCTSGMVVTASCLGHDDTEDVDRLLKGNLCRCTGYRAVRDAVTGRQNVETDGVAAPLGRSLAAPAGAAIVRGRQRFTLDESPAGTLHAAVVRSPHAHARVVRVETSEARAAPGVVAVLTADDVPDTLFSTARHHSRDDDPRDTRVIDRVVRFVGQRVALVVAETAQQAHQALALVRVTYELLPPVVGPDAARAPGAPLLHGDKGPESGIADPARNVAARIDAEIGSVEAGLAAAAHTSDAEFTTARVQATHLEMHGAVGWLDAEGRLVIRTSSQVPYLVRDELALVLDLPRDRVEVLTNRVGGGFGAKQEMLVEDLVGVAVLKTGRPVQLETTRTEQLTASTVRHPMRIRVRAGVDAEGALTALDVEVLADTGAYGNHAPGVLFHGCNESVAVYRCPNKRVRGEAVYTNTVPSGAFRGYGLGQLVFAIEQTLDELARSAGIDPYDLRARNVVVPGDPMVAYSTDPHDVEYGSHGALECLALAREAVERDVAPVPDGPHWRYGTGMALAMIDTIPPRGHHAAAEVHALADGRFEATVGSAEFGNGSATAHVQLVAHALGTTTDRVRLVSGTTGAVSHDTGAFGSTGLVVAGTALAAAAEDLARRIRDAEAAGEETAGLVGTGNAFGSPRSIAFNVHAFAVAVDVDSGEVRILRSVQAADAGAVVNPEQCRGQVEGGVAQGIGTALFEQVVVDDRGVVRTPVLRTYHVPQIADVPPTEVLFAATSDRLGPYGAKSMSESPYNPVAAALANAVRDAIGVRMTDLPMTRDRVWRAAQARR